The genomic region CTGTTGAATATCGGTTATCTCAATCTGAATAAATGCTGCACGCGCAGCAAATTGCTTGGCTTTTTCCAGAGCTTTTGACACACTTCCGGCAGCATTAATATGGTTCTCTTTAATGAGTATCGCATCCCAAAGGCCAATACGATGATTTGTTCCTCCGCCAATTGCTACAGCGTATTTATCTAGTTTCCGCCATCCCGGAATCGTCTTTCTTGTGTCACAGATACAAGCGATAGTCCCCTTAATCATGTCCACATAGGTTCTCGTTTCAGTCGCTATCCCAGATAACCTCGACAGAAAGTTAAGAACTGTACGCTCTGCCATTAAGATAGATCGGGTTTTCCCTTCGACAGTCATTATAACTACGCCACTATCTACAATCTGACCATCGCAAATAGCAGTTATAACGCTTAATGTCGGGTCTATTTCGAAAAAAACGTGAAGAGCGATATCAACACCGCATATAACGCCAGCTTGTTTTGTTTTAATGATAGCTCTGCTAACACTATCGTCCGGAATAGTCGCCTGAGATGTAATATCTCCACTCTTAACATCCTCTAATAATGCCATAGCTACCAGACTTTGATAATCTCGTACTTCTATCTTCGACATAACGATCTTCAATTCCTTTCTCAATCTTGCTATAACGTAGAAAACAAGCCTATGCAAGTGTAAAACAACTAATCATAATAAAGCAAATCTTTATCGATCGGACAATAATAATTAGCAACTGAAATTAATTCGGAGGCTGTACTTTTAGGAAAAGAGGCTACCTCTACAATAGCGCCTCTCCCTTTTAACATCGTTGTTAAATCAACGAAATCCCCATCACCGCTCACAAGCACTATGACATCCAATCGGTCGGACATCGAAATAGTATCGATCGCAATACCCATATCCCAATCACCCTTGGAAGATCCATCAGGCCTGACCCTCAATTGCTTAATTTTTATTTCATACCCATTTCGCTGGAGCATTTCCAGAAAATGGGATTGATCGATTTCCGGAGTTTGCACGATATAAGCAATTGCCCGAATCAGTTTACGCTTAGAATTTAGTTTATCAAGTAATTTTTCAAAATTAACCCTTGCTTTATACTGGTATTTTGCAGAGTAGAATAAATTCTGCACATCAACAAAAATACCTACTCTCTGATTTCTTTTATAATTCATATATCGACCTCAACGTGCTAATTATTAATATTTATTTATGTATTTTTAACTCACGATAACGCAAGCATATGGAACTCTTTTTCTGAAATTATACCACCATTTAGTTTTAATGTTGCTTCTTCAATGAGTGTTACATAAAAATCTTCACGAGCAGCTTTTTTCAAGGCATTCGTTCCATATGGAGGCTTAATAACAAGCTCTTTTAATTGTTCATTCATAACCAGCAGCTCAAAAACACCTATTCTGCCTTTGACCCCTTTCAACATACAGGACTCACAGCCTTCTCCCATACAATCCATACAAACTTTTGGTAATAATGTCTGAGAAACTACGCCTACTAACGAATGGGCGATCATAAACGGTTCGACTCCCATGTCATAGAGCCTGGTTATAGCAGAAATGCTATCATTAGTGTGAATAGTTGCAACAACGAGATGTCCAGTCAATGCAGCACTGCACGCCAAAGCAGCGGTTTCAGCATCACGGATTTCACCAATAAAAATTATATCAGGGTCCATTCTCAGAATATAACGCAAACACGAAGCAAAGGATAAATCAGAATCCTTATTAAACTGTATCTGGTTAATTTCCTCCACTACATATTCAACCGGATCTTCTACTGTAATAATGTTTTTATGTTTGGCTTTTATATCAAGCAAGGAAGCATAGAGTGTCGTGGTTTTCCCGCTACCCGTAGATCCGGATATCAAGATTAGACCATGTCTGGAACGAAGCAACTCCGAATACTTCTGCAAAATCGTTTGATGCATTCCCAAAGAAGGTAATGACCGGAGCAAATCGTTTCTATGCAGTATCCGCATGGTTGCTCGCTCGCCGAGTATTGTGGGAATAATAATAACGCGGATATCGACTATCGGAAATTTATTTAAACCAAAAGAAAATCTTCCTTCTTGAGGAATATACTTCTTTGTTATATCTGCTTTAATCAATACTTTTAAACGGGAAAAAATCTGAGGAGCAATATCTTTGGAAATAACCTTATAATCGATAAGCTGTCCATCCACTCTGAACTTTATAGCCAGCGTATCAGCTTTCGTTTCAATATGAACATCGCTCGCATTCTGCACTAGCGCTGCTTCGAGACAGCTATTTAAGATGAAAACTACATCATTACTTTTCACTGCATCCTAGCTAGTTAATAGAATTGGCTTCTATTGCATCTGTTGAGTAAACATACTTGACAAGTTTAACGATTGTTCCTCGTCCTATCTCCGAGTCATACTCTACTTCATCCATGAGGCTTTTCATAAAAGTAATCCCTAACCCTAGCCCGACTTTCTCCGGCAAATCAGGATTATTTTCACTACCTGAAGCAGGCCTATTAATATCAAAACCTCTTCCATTATCTTTTACAATCACTTCAAGCTGATCTTTCTTTACAACAAAAACAATTTCTATCTCCCCCAGCTTGCCTGGATATGCATACTGAACTGCATTAGTACAAGCCTCAGAAACTGCAATTTTTATATCTTCTATTTCTTCATGATTGAATTTCAGCCTATTTGCAATTCCGGAAGCAGCTAATCTCACGACTCCAACGTATTCAGATAGGCTAGGTATCTTAATCTCAACTTTTTGATTTTCATGCATTTACTTTGCCCTCCTACGAATTGCTATCTTTTTTTATTTCTAATATAGCCACTTTTTCATCATCAAACATCCTGAAGTTCGCTTGAGTGAGCCCTGACACTTCAAAGATTTTTTTTATTTGTGGCTTTGTACAAATAATATTAATAAATCCATTATTTTTTGCCAATTTGTTCGCACCGCTGGCAAGAACACCTAGTCCGGTACTATCTATATACTTGACGCCCTCCAGATTAATTATCATATCTTTTTCGCCGGTTTCAATAATATCCGAAATAGCCGTCTTTAGCTGAGGATAAGTATAAACATCTACTTCTCCCGCAAGTGTTATTACTGGAACATTCTGCTCTCGTTTCACGTCGATTTTCAGATCAAGGACCATAATGACCGTTCCTCCTTAAATAATTATGTACTAAAAATAATTGAATTATAATGATTCAATTATAACCATACGCATTAAAAAAAGCAATAAAGACAAGAATATTATCTGACAAACCCATCTTATATTTATTTTCTCTAATATTAATTGACGCATAATATATTTTCACAAATTGCAGATCGCATTTAGAAATGTTAAAATTTCTATACATCGCACTTGTTAAACTATTCTTTATTCAGGTCACTGAGAAATGAACCCGATAGAAATACTATTAGAAAAAACTATCCGCTCGAAAGCATTTATAACCGCAATTACAGGAACCTTCTTCCTTTCTGCATGTATAGCATATTATTATACTTTCTTTCAACTTCATTCCGCTTACCACTTGTTCGAGTATCTCCATTTTATTTTTTCAACCTTATTGATTCTTCTATTAACCTATTGGTTTCTTCAGAAAAAAAAGGCCTTCACTAAAGATGCGATAACAACCCAGAAGCTCAAACGGCAACAAGACAAAAATATGAGAGAACTTGAGATGGCACGATTAATCCAGCAAAGCCTTTTAGGTGATCATACGTACATTACTAAAGAGATCAAAATCATCGCTCATTGCCGGCCGGCAGAAAAGATAGGGGGGGATTTTTATAGTTTCAATGAACATACCGTTTATAATACCCTTTCCAAAACAAATCACCAAAAAGGGATTATCAAGCTTCAAAACCAGGCAGACAGGCAACTGGGCATATGTATTGGCGATGTTGCAGGACACGGAATAGCATCCGCGCTTATCATGCTACTAGCAAAATCGCTGCTCGACCAACTCATGAACAAGTTCTCTTCCCCAGCAAAAATCTTCCATTTAGCGAACAGACAAATAAAAGTCCATACAGAAAAAAGCGATATCAGCTTTGTTACGGCTGCAATACTTCTCATAAATCTTGACAATAAAACGCTCAATTTCTCCAAAGCCGGACATACCGATTCAATTCTTTTGCGCCAAGACGGAACATTATCTTTGCTTACGGCTGAAGGAGTATTCCTTGGTATGTTCGACAATGTAGAATTCGAAGAAGTCCAAATTCAACTCCAGCCAAAAGACAAAATAATTCTCTATACCGATGGAATAATTGAAACAAGAAACTCTCAAGGAGAACTATTTGGGCTGAAAAGACTCACGAATTTACTAGAGGCAAACTACCAATTATCACTTGAAAAGATAGTACCATTGATATATCAAGAACTATTCCTGTTCTCCCAAAAACAAGAAGTTTACGATGACAGCACGGTAGTATTGGTAGAGCTACTGTAACTCAAGAATCCAGACAATATGATGGTTGGCGTGTTTATTTCGCCATCGTTTTCTTTAACTTCTCAAGGGCATGATTAAGTAATCTTGAAACGTGCATCTGAGAAAGGTTCAACAACTGAGCAATCTCGTTCTGGGAAAGATTATCATAAAACCTCAGATAGATTATACGCTGTTCTCTTCTATTAAGGTTTGTGGCAATTGCATCACGAAGGGTTTCTTTATTGATAACAACGTCTTCTTCATCAACCTTTTTAACGTTATCTATGAGGGCTGCTTTTGAAGATGTACTAGGATCGCCGGTACGCTCGGTGACATACGATGGGGCGTCAAGAGAAACTGTCATGTAAGCCTGTCCGGCTTCAAGGGATTCTAAAACTTCCTCTTCCGAAACACCAACAATTTGGCATATCTCGGCTATTGTCGGTGACCGGCCATCTTCTTTATTAACATCGAAAATTACTTTTTTCACTTTGGCATTTAACTCATGAAGTCTTCGAGGAATCTTAATAAGATGACTCTTATCACGAAAAAAATGCTTTATCTCTCCAACAATGGTAGGCGTCGCATAAGTAGCAAATTCTATATCCTGATTGGGGTCATACCGATCAATGGCCTTCATCAATCCTATCGTCCCAACCTGAATTATATCTTCCAGAGGCTCTCCTCTGTTGAGAAATTTACGGGCAATATATTTGACCAGGTTTAGATTTTCGGAAACAATCCTGTCTCGAAGCTCTTTTTGTCTGGTACTATAATATTCGCAAAATAGTTCCCTACCCAATTAATTATCCACCAAAATGAGTATTTATTTTAGAAGTCAAAAAAACAACCACATTCTAATAATTAATTATACTCTATTTCATCACAAATGATGAATAAGGCACCATGAAAAATAGCTAATTATTTTGTTTTTATGGCGGTTTCTGTAATAAAAATTACTTTGTATTCTATCATACATTTTGCTATAATTCTATCATATGATATGTTTTGATTCGCGAAAAATTAAACCTGGCGATATATTCTTATGCCTCCCAAATGCACATCCATTCATCAATGAAGCCCTCACTCGGGGAGCAAAAGAAATCACTCATTGTACCAGACAGGAAATGGCTAAAATTGCAGCGGATTTTTTTAATAATCCGTCCCAAACCTTAACCGTTATAGGGGTAACAGGAACTAATGGGAAAACAACAACAACCCATATCACAGCTCACATCCTCAATCTTGCAGGTTTCAAAGCACACATAATCGGAACCCTTTCAGGGAATCTGACTACTCCGGAATCTATCGAACTGCAAGAGATCATGGCAGAAAAAATAAAACAAGGTTATACACACATTATCATGGAAGTATCTTCTATCGGTATCGACCAACACCGTGTTGATCATATAGATTTTGACATAAAATTATTAACCAATGTAACCCAGGACCATCTTGATTACCATAAAACTTTCGAGGATTACCGAAACACAAAATTATACTTTATGAATAATTTCCCAGGAAAAACCATTTATCCGGAAGACTTTGCAGAATACAAAATAGATATTTCTTTACCACTGACAGGCAAATTCAACTATCTTAATGCCCAAGCCGCTGGTAAAATATGCGAAGAACTGGGAATCACTCAGGAAATAATAAAAAAGGGATTATCAACAGCGACTCCGGTTCCCGGACGTTTTGAATGCATTAATCTTGGCCAAGACTTCTTTGTGTTTGTAGATTATGCTCATACTCCCGACGGCATCCAGAATATACTTGAGGGCATTATTGACTTCAGGAAGACCCATGAGCTTCAGGGCTCTATCATAACCGTATTCGGTTGTGGCGGAGACCGTGACAGGACAAAACGACCGATAATGGGATCAATTGCTGAAGAGCTTAGTGACAAGGCAATAATCACCTCCGACAATCCCCGCTCAGAAAATCCTGAAGATATTATTAGCGAGATTCTAAAAGGGATAAAAGACCCTAGCAAAATCAAAATAGAAGCAGACAGAAAAACAGCTATTCATTATGCAATTAAAAATGCCAAAAAAGGTGATATAGTTCTAATTGCAGGCAAAGGCCATGAAACCTACCAGATAATCGGAAACCAATCTTTTCATTTTGACGATAGAGAAGAAGCTGCAATAGCCATCAAGGGATTGCAGGCATGAAAGTCTCAATCGACACCCGGACATTGAAACCCGGAGATAGCTATATCCCAATAAAAGGCCAGAATTTTGACGGGCATAATTTCATCGAAGAGGCCCTGAAAAAAGGGGCAGCTGAAATACTCGACGTTGATATTGTAGACTACGCTCGCAGCTATAGAAAACAGTTCGACATACCAATTATAGCGATCACCGGAAGCAGTGGCAAAACCACAACAAAAGACATGCTCCATTCCGTACTAAGCACAAAATATAATGTTATAAAAACAAAAGAAAATCAAAACAATGAACTAGGAGTTCCACTTACCCTTTTAGGTATTGAGGCTAATACGGAAATTGCTATTGTAGAGATGGGGATGCGCGGGTTAGGGGAGATTAAGTTTCTTTCATCCATTGCGCTGCCCAGTCATGCTATCATCTCTAACATTGGCTACACACACCTTGAACTCTTAGGAAGCAGAAGAAATATAGCCCGGGCAAAATCAGAAATTTTCTCGTCTTTTAAGGACACACCTGCAAAAAGGTTTGCATTTTATCCTAAAAGGACTCCTTGTATTTCCTCAGTAAGAAGACTAGCCGTAAAAAACAAATTTGATATTACCGAAATTGATAATAGTAACATTACCCAATCAAACCAAGCACTTATCACCTCAGTTGCCCTACATTTCGGGCTAACTCCGCAAGAAATTGAGCAAGGGTTAAAAAACTATAAGCCTTCAGCAAACCGGCAGGAGATCATTACGATTAAAGATACGACCTTAGTTAATGATGCATATAATGCTAATCCTGATTCTATGATTTTTGCATTACAGGTTTTCTCGAGATACCAAGGCAGAAAAATCGCAATCCTCGGTGACATGCTTGAGTTGGGAGAGAAATCCGTTTATTTCCATATCTTGCTTGAGAAACACATAAAAAATGCCGGGATTGAGTTGCTGTTCACGCTTGGAGAACTATCAAAAAACATCAATCCTAAAGGAATTAAAACAACTCATTGCAACTCAATAGAAAAGTTAGTCACAGGGGTAATAAACAGTTTGCTCCCTGGAGACAATATCCTCTTTAAAGCTTCCAGAGGAATAAAGCTCGAAGGACCATTCAAATTGATAAAGGCTTTTTTGGAAACCAAATAAAAAATCGTCCCACTTCCATTAAAACTAGATAAAAGCAAAAAAAAGGGCACAGACGAAATCTGTGCCCAAATAATCTTTTCTTTTCGGAATAGTAATTATTCCATTGAAAAGCGCGCAAACCTGCT from Candidatus Margulisiibacteriota bacterium harbors:
- a CDS encoding B/F/G family RNA polymerase sigma-70 factor; amino-acid sequence: MGRELFCEYYSTRQKELRDRIVSENLNLVKYIARKFLNRGEPLEDIIQVGTIGLMKAIDRYDPNQDIEFATYATPTIVGEIKHFFRDKSHLIKIPRRLHELNAKVKKVIFDVNKEDGRSPTIAEICQIVGVSEEEVLESLEAGQAYMTVSLDAPSYVTERTGDPSTSSKAALIDNVKKVDEEDVVINKETLRDAIATNLNRREQRIIYLRFYDNLSQNEIAQLLNLSQMHVSRLLNHALEKLKKTMAK
- a CDS encoding NYN domain-containing protein is translated as MNYKRNQRVGIFVDVQNLFYSAKYQYKARVNFEKLLDKLNSKRKLIRAIAYIVQTPEIDQSHFLEMLQRNGYEIKIKQLRVRPDGSSKGDWDMGIAIDTISMSDRLDVIVLVSGDGDFVDLTTMLKGRGAIVEVASFPKSTASELISVANYYCPIDKDLLYYD
- the nadC gene encoding carboxylating nicotinate-nucleotide diphosphorylase — encoded protein: MALLEDVKSGDITSQATIPDDSVSRAIIKTKQAGVICGVDIALHVFFEIDPTLSVITAICDGQIVDSGVVIMTVEGKTRSILMAERTVLNFLSRLSGIATETRTYVDMIKGTIACICDTRKTIPGWRKLDKYAVAIGGGTNHRIGLWDAILIKENHINAAGSVSKALEKAKQFAARAAFIQIEITDIQQLEEALPLEPDMVLLDNMSIDTIIKAVEMCKKNNYNILIEASGNVNIENVRGIAMTGVDRISVGAITHSAKNFDFTLLIE
- a CDS encoding type II secretion system protein GspE, which translates into the protein MKSNDVVFILNSCLEAALVQNASDVHIETKADTLAIKFRVDGQLIDYKVISKDIAPQIFSRLKVLIKADITKKYIPQEGRFSFGLNKFPIVDIRVIIIPTILGERATMRILHRNDLLRSLPSLGMHQTILQKYSELLRSRHGLILISGSTGSGKTTTLYASLLDIKAKHKNIITVEDPVEYVVEEINQIQFNKDSDLSFASCLRYILRMDPDIIFIGEIRDAETAALACSAALTGHLVVATIHTNDSISAITRLYDMGVEPFMIAHSLVGVVSQTLLPKVCMDCMGEGCESCMLKGVKGRIGVFELLVMNEQLKELVIKPPYGTNALKKAAREDFYVTLIEEATLKLNGGIISEKEFHMLALS
- a CDS encoding UDP-N-acetylmuramoyl-L-alanyl-D-glutamate--2,6-diaminopimelate ligase, giving the protein MICFDSRKIKPGDIFLCLPNAHPFINEALTRGAKEITHCTRQEMAKIAADFFNNPSQTLTVIGVTGTNGKTTTTHITAHILNLAGFKAHIIGTLSGNLTTPESIELQEIMAEKIKQGYTHIIMEVSSIGIDQHRVDHIDFDIKLLTNVTQDHLDYHKTFEDYRNTKLYFMNNFPGKTIYPEDFAEYKIDISLPLTGKFNYLNAQAAGKICEELGITQEIIKKGLSTATPVPGRFECINLGQDFFVFVDYAHTPDGIQNILEGIIDFRKTHELQGSIITVFGCGGDRDRTKRPIMGSIAEELSDKAIITSDNPRSENPEDIISEILKGIKDPSKIKIEADRKTAIHYAIKNAKKGDIVLIAGKGHETYQIIGNQSFHFDDREEAAIAIKGLQA